One genomic window of Megachile rotundata isolate GNS110a chromosome 12, iyMegRotu1, whole genome shotgun sequence includes the following:
- the LOC100877870 gene encoding saccharopine dehydrogenase-like oxidoreductase: MEGERLDFVIFGATGFTGKYAVKVAVELAKEKNLKFGVSGRRKQALEAVVKEFASDIDNVPIIVADLKDEESLKKMTERAKVLVNCCGPYRFYGEPVIKACIATRTHQVDVSGEPQYIESMRLKYHKEAEEAGIYIISACGFDSIPCDLGVIFTQQKFDGEINSIETYLKTWVTAKVTGAVLHYGTYESLVYGVANSHELKTLRRKLYPEKLPTFKPKLKTRGIIHKSPVSGDWSTIFPGSDRSIALYTQRFLYEKYQQRPAQIQTYVTFRSFLQVVAVLFFGLVFALLSKCSFGRNLLLKYPSFFSGGFISREGGKPEELENTHFCITFRAIGWSDKLAEPTDVRKEPPNHLLITEVKGKNPGYGATCTMLLLSAITILKESDKIPINGGVLSPGAAFSKTSLIEELNKKDIRFEVVSSSEV; encoded by the exons ATGGAAGGCGAACGATTAGATTTTGTGATATTTGGAGCGACTGGATTTACTGGGAAATATGCTGTAAAAGTGGCAGTGGAATTAGCTAAGGagaaaaatttaaagtttggagTTTCTGGACGTCGCAAGCAAGCTTTGGAGGCAGTTGTTAAAGAGTTTGCTTCTGATATtg ataaTGTACCAATCATAGTTGCTGATTTAAAAGATGAAGAATCATTGAAGAAAATGACTGAGCGAGCTAAGGTACTTGTTAATTGTTGTGGTCCATATAGATTTTATGGAGAACCAGTTATTAAAGCATGTATTGCAACACGTACTCATCAAGTTGATGTTAGCGGAGAACCACAG TACATAGAAAGTATGCGATTAAAATATCATAAAGAAGCTGAAGAAGCTGGTATTTACATTATAAGCGCATGTGGATTTGATAGTATACCCTGCGACCTTGGTGTCATATTTACTCAGCAAAAATTTGATGGCGAAATTAATTCTATcgaaacttatttaaaaacttggGTAACTGCAAAAGTTACTGGTGCTGTTTTACATTATGGAACTTACGAATCATTGGTTTATGGTGTTGCAAATTCTCATGAATTGAAAACCTTACGTAGAAAACTTTATCCTGAAAAGTTACCTACTTTTAAGCCAAAACTTAAAACAAG agGCATAATTCATAAATCACCTGTGTCAGGGGATTGGTCTACAATATTTCCTGGTTCTGATCGTTCCATAGCTTTATACACTCAAcgatttttatatgaaaaatacCAACAAAGACCTGCGCAGATTcaaacatatgttacatttag GTCTTTCCTTCAAGTAGTGGCAGTTTTGTTCTTTGGTTTAGTCTTTGCATTGCTCTCTAAATGTAGTTTCGGTCGAAACTTGTTGTTGAAG TATCCGTCATTCTTTTCCGGAGGGTTTATAAGTCGTGAAGGTGGGAAACCAGAAGAACTGGAGAACACTCATTTTTGTATTACATTCAGAGCAATAGGTTGGTCTGACAAATTAGCAGAGCCCACTGATGTACGCAAAGAGCCACcaaatcatttattaattactgaAGTCAAGGGCAAAAATCCTGGATATGGTGCTACATGTACTATGTTATTACTTTCTGCTATAACAATTCTCAAAGAATCTGATAAAATTCCTATTAA tgGTGGTGTTTTGTCTCCTGGTGCTGCATTTAGTAAGACATCcctaattgaagaattgaataaaaaGGATATAAGATTCGAGGTAGTTTCTTCCAGCGAAGTATAA